A window of the Actinobacillus genomosp. 1 genome harbors these coding sequences:
- the wecA gene encoding UDP-N-acetylglucosamine--undecaprenyl-phosphate N-acetylglucosaminephosphotransferase, protein MWLTFIAVFVVSFASLIFMRPVAEKIGLVDKPNFRKRHQGLIPLIGGIALFLGNLTFYFMEWQDMRLPWLYLAAVTILLVIGVLDDRFDVSPFLRAGIQAGLAGLMIYNGLSLDSLGQVIAPFSIELGILGIIFTVFVTIGVINAFNMVDGIDGLLAGLSSASFAGIGVLMWLDEQYTLAYWCFAIIVVLIPYAMFNLSVFGAKWKVFMGDSGSTLIGFTIIWILLLSTQGQGHTISPITGLWLIAVPLIDMVAVIIRRLKKGKSPFRPDRLHLHHLMMRAGLTSRQALAVITFGAAICSTIGVLGEYYYWNQWLMTIGFIGLFFIYAYSITHAWRVTRFIRRMKRRAKRKLRIGNE, encoded by the coding sequence ATGTGGCTTACTTTTATTGCTGTTTTTGTGGTGTCGTTCGCCAGTCTGATTTTTATGCGACCGGTTGCGGAAAAAATCGGTTTAGTTGATAAACCGAACTTCCGTAAACGTCACCAAGGCTTAATTCCGCTAATCGGTGGGATTGCACTTTTTTTAGGTAATCTGACCTTCTATTTTATGGAATGGCAAGATATGCGTTTACCTTGGCTGTATCTTGCAGCGGTTACTATTTTGTTAGTGATCGGGGTGTTGGACGATCGTTTTGATGTAAGCCCGTTTTTACGAGCCGGAATTCAAGCCGGTTTGGCAGGTCTGATGATTTATAACGGGCTTTCTTTGGATAGCTTAGGGCAAGTGATTGCGCCGTTTAGTATTGAGCTTGGGATCCTCGGCATTATTTTTACCGTGTTTGTCACGATTGGCGTGATTAATGCGTTTAATATGGTGGACGGTATCGACGGCTTATTAGCCGGACTTTCCAGTGCCAGTTTTGCCGGGATCGGCGTGCTGATGTGGCTGGATGAGCAATATACGTTGGCGTATTGGTGTTTTGCGATTATTGTCGTATTAATTCCGTATGCGATGTTTAACCTCAGTGTATTCGGTGCCAAATGGAAAGTGTTTATGGGCGATTCTGGCAGTACCCTGATTGGCTTCACCATTATTTGGATTCTGTTACTCAGCACCCAAGGTCAAGGGCATACGATTAGCCCGATTACCGGTTTATGGCTGATTGCCGTACCGCTGATTGATATGGTGGCGGTCATTATTCGTCGCTTGAAAAAGGGCAAAAGCCCGTTTAGACCCGATCGCTTACATTTACACCATTTAATGATGCGTGCCGGTTTGACTTCTCGGCAAGCATTGGCAGTGATTACTTTCGGTGCGGCGATTTGTTCTACCATCGGCGTATTAGGCGAATATTATTATTGGAACCAATGGCTGATGACGATTGGCTTTATCGGTTTATTTTTTATTTATGCCTATTCGATTACCCATGCGTGGCGTGTGACGCGTTTTATTCGCCGTATGAAACGTAGAGCGAAAAGAAAACTCAGAATCGGTAATGAGTAA
- the hemL gene encoding glutamate-1-semialdehyde 2,1-aminomutase, producing the protein MSKSEQLFEKAQKVIPGGVNSPVRAFKGVGGTPVFIQKAEGAYITDSDGKKYIDYVGSWGPMVLGHNHPAIIDAVLKAVPNGLSFGAPTESEITLAELVTKLVPSIELVRMVSSGTEATMSAIRLARGYTGRDKIIKFEGCYHGHSDSLLVKAGSGALTLGQPSGPGVPADFAKHTLTCTYNDLDSVKTAFEQYPNEIACLIVEPVAGNMNCIPPKNDFLKGLRALCDQYGAVFIIDEVMTGFRVALGGAQAYYDVKPDLTTLGKIIGGGMPVGAFGGKKEIMEYIAPTGPVYQAGTLSGNPIAMAAGLACLTELSKAGNEEKLAAQTKTLAEGLKALAAKHNIPFTAQYVGGMFGLFFTEQTEVTNFQEVMKCDAEKFNRFFHLMLEQGVYLAPSAFEAGFMSLAHSDEDIQATLAAADKAFAQL; encoded by the coding sequence ATGTCTAAATCAGAACAATTGTTTGAAAAAGCTCAGAAAGTTATCCCCGGCGGGGTAAATTCGCCGGTGCGTGCATTTAAAGGTGTCGGCGGAACACCGGTATTTATCCAAAAAGCGGAAGGTGCATATATTACCGATTCGGACGGTAAAAAATATATTGATTATGTCGGTTCTTGGGGGCCGATGGTATTAGGCCATAATCACCCAGCAATTATTGATGCGGTATTGAAAGCGGTGCCGAACGGTTTAAGTTTCGGTGCGCCGACCGAAAGCGAAATTACTCTCGCTGAATTGGTCACCAAATTAGTCCCTTCTATCGAATTAGTCCGCATGGTCAGCTCAGGTACCGAAGCAACCATGTCAGCAATTCGTTTAGCACGCGGTTATACCGGCCGTGACAAAATTATTAAATTTGAAGGCTGTTACCACGGACATTCCGATTCGCTGTTAGTAAAAGCCGGTTCCGGCGCATTAACTCTCGGTCAGCCAAGCGGTCCGGGTGTACCTGCCGATTTTGCGAAGCACACGCTCACTTGTACTTACAACGATTTAGATTCGGTAAAAACCGCTTTCGAACAATATCCAAATGAAATTGCCTGTTTAATCGTAGAACCGGTTGCCGGCAATATGAACTGTATTCCGCCGAAAAATGATTTCTTAAAAGGTTTACGTGCTTTATGTGATCAATACGGTGCGGTGTTTATTATCGATGAAGTGATGACAGGTTTCCGTGTCGCATTAGGCGGTGCGCAAGCCTATTACGATGTTAAACCGGATTTAACCACACTCGGTAAAATTATCGGCGGCGGTATGCCGGTGGGTGCGTTTGGCGGTAAAAAAGAAATTATGGAATACATTGCACCGACAGGGCCGGTATATCAGGCAGGTACGCTTTCAGGTAACCCAATTGCAATGGCGGCCGGTCTAGCTTGTTTAACCGAACTCTCCAAAGCGGGTAATGAAGAGAAACTTGCCGCACAAACCAAAACATTGGCGGAAGGTTTAAAAGCTCTGGCGGCAAAACATAACATACCGTTTACCGCTCAATATGTCGGCGGTATGTTCGGTTTATTCTTTACCGAGCAGACGGAGGTCACGAATTTCCAAGAGGTAATGAAGTGCGATGCGGAAAAATTCAACCGCTTCTTCCATTTAATGTTGGAACAGGGCGTATATCTTGCCCCAAGCGCATTTGAAGCGGGCTTTATGTCTCTTGCACATAGCGATGAAGATATTCAAGCGACTCTAGCGGCGGCTGACAAAGCGTTTGCCCAATTATAA
- a CDS encoding MFS transporter: MNVQNIILWRRFFSGLAYTAMQSVFFIYLMKHKGFDTAQIASAFSLLVFASQAFSLFAGSWGDRYGRTSVMMFGCLLDSLGYILLLTINHYSLLLLATFCFGLGSTLFSTNARAFLLSNADDEYSSKTKAQGKFLKISSMASMVAPLVSIPFIHYQKAEWLIWCCCAIEVMMLLFMWQMMPRRKCDFRFAPFRFTQFKEVINKRFIFVHLLLFIPLGMSSAFYVIFPYIFTELLDRQELVPIAFFINNLIAVLLQSGFSRHINFGVVKLNYIAPLLIALLIVPWFYALEYLSEITAFLYLAIFALVGLFANTALANMLVKLDRGENQGLMFGLSKLLLAVTTAGIMNILPYIFLV; encoded by the coding sequence ATGAATGTGCAGAATATTATTTTATGGAGACGTTTTTTTTCCGGGCTTGCCTATACGGCTATGCAAAGTGTGTTCTTTATTTATTTAATGAAACACAAAGGGTTTGATACGGCACAAATTGCCAGTGCATTTTCTTTATTAGTTTTTGCCAGCCAGGCTTTTTCGCTATTCGCCGGTTCATGGGGAGATCGCTACGGGCGTACGTCGGTGATGATGTTCGGTTGTTTACTTGATTCGTTGGGTTATATTTTATTACTCACGATAAATCACTACAGCTTATTGCTGTTGGCAACCTTTTGCTTTGGTTTAGGCAGCACGTTGTTCAGTACCAATGCACGAGCGTTTTTGCTTTCTAATGCGGATGATGAGTATTCGTCTAAAACTAAGGCGCAGGGTAAGTTCCTTAAAATTTCCAGTATGGCATCGATGGTTGCACCGTTAGTTTCCATTCCGTTTATTCATTATCAAAAAGCGGAATGGTTAATTTGGTGCTGCTGTGCGATCGAAGTCATGATGTTACTTTTTATGTGGCAAATGATGCCGAGAAGAAAGTGTGATTTTCGTTTTGCACCTTTTCGCTTCACGCAGTTTAAAGAAGTGATTAACAAGCGGTTTATTTTCGTACATTTATTGCTATTTATTCCGTTAGGCATGAGTTCGGCTTTTTATGTGATTTTTCCGTATATTTTTACCGAATTGTTAGATAGACAAGAACTGGTTCCGATTGCGTTTTTTATCAATAATTTAATCGCCGTACTATTGCAAAGCGGTTTTTCGCGTCATATTAATTTTGGTGTGGTAAAACTGAATTATATTGCCCCATTGTTAATTGCTTTATTGATTGTACCGTGGTTTTACGCACTCGAATATCTTTCCGAAATTACCGCATTTTTATATTTAGCTATTTTCGCTTTGGTCGGATTATTTGCGAATACGGCACTTGCCAATATGTTGGTTAAATTAGATAGAGGGGAAAATCAGGGATTAATGTTCGGTTTATCGAAGTTGCTCTTAGCGGTAACGACCGCCGGTATTATGAATATATTGCCGTATATTTTTTTAGTTTAG